Proteins from a genomic interval of SAR324 cluster bacterium:
- a CDS encoding metalloregulator ArsR/SmtB family transcription factor, translated as MERIAQSLRLLGDETRLRLLRLLSEQALNVSELTQILGLAQSGISRHLSHLRKMGVIQERKEGVWSYYQLTPLIDQEEDLRLFAQYLHQQLEELDDPHHDQVRLQEILHQRRLGGPGLNEKLLEPGQSWSAWSRLLGRLLGTLKPNLHIADLGCGDGTLTLELARCAEKVIGVDFESEPLRVARQNLLLSGLQNVEWIQEPLEELSLTDESVDVVVFSQALHHLKKPEVGLQQAHRICHKGGCLLIAELESHNQGWVRDKLQHAWQGFSAENLHKMLKKSGWQQIYLESLPPARERIFQVLLGTAQKQ; from the coding sequence ATGGAAAGGATTGCGCAATCGTTACGACTATTGGGTGATGAGACCCGATTAAGGCTGCTTAGATTGCTTTCTGAGCAGGCTTTGAATGTCAGTGAACTTACCCAGATCTTGGGCTTGGCTCAATCTGGTATTTCACGGCATTTAAGCCATTTGCGCAAGATGGGTGTGATTCAGGAACGCAAAGAAGGGGTGTGGTCCTATTATCAGTTGACTCCATTGATTGACCAAGAAGAGGATCTCAGACTCTTTGCTCAGTATTTACATCAACAGCTCGAAGAACTAGATGACCCACACCACGACCAAGTTCGGTTACAGGAAATTTTGCATCAACGCCGACTGGGAGGCCCCGGACTCAATGAGAAGCTATTAGAACCTGGGCAATCCTGGTCTGCCTGGTCCCGGTTGCTTGGACGTTTGCTTGGTACTCTTAAGCCTAATCTTCATATTGCAGACCTTGGTTGTGGAGATGGGACCCTGACGCTAGAACTTGCTAGATGTGCAGAAAAAGTAATCGGAGTGGATTTTGAAAGTGAACCGCTCCGAGTTGCTCGACAAAATTTGCTTTTATCCGGCCTCCAAAACGTAGAATGGATTCAGGAACCGTTGGAAGAATTGTCCCTCACCGATGAATCAGTAGATGTAGTGGTGTTTTCTCAGGCACTTCACCATCTGAAGAAACCGGAGGTCGGCTTGCAGCAAGCCCATCGCATTTGCCACAAAGGAGGTTGTTTACTGATAGCTGAATTGGAGAGTCATAACCAAGGGTGGGTGCGAGATAAGTTGCAGCATGCCTGGCAAGGCTTTTCAGCAGAGAATCTCCATAAAATGTTGAAGAAATCTGGTTGGCAACAGATCTATCTTGAATCCTTACCGCCAGCACGAGAAAGAATTTTTCAAGTTCTGCTAGGTACCGCTCAAAAGCAATAA
- a CDS encoding SDR family NAD(P)-dependent oxidoreductase: MGLVVEYLVNNAGFGNFGNVQDLPEGKDEELLQLTTVTLTGHTERFLAKMLEQGRGRILNVASTAAFQPIPNMAAYPTSKAYVLHDSEALE; encoded by the coding sequence TTGGGCTTGGTAGTAGAGTACCTAGTCAACAATGCAGGCTTTGGTAACTTTGGAAATGTTCAGGATTTACCTGAGGGAAAAGACGAGGAATTGCTTCAATTGACCACTGTCACGCTTACCGGCCACACAGAACGCTTTTTAGCGAAGATGCTTGAGCAAGGAAGAGGCCGTATTTTAAATGTAGCCAGTACCGCTGCCTTTCAACCAATTCCCAACATGGCAGCTTATCCTACTTCAAAAGCCTATGTCCTCCACGATTCAGAAGCACTGGAGTGA
- a CDS encoding glutathione synthase, with protein MNPEELQNIIDRAHYFGLLQKNLDGQLVHAPFSLTPYQLPTSLISQLQIHTQWSSLLFWKVAQNSDFMRESLEPTAKVDEFVGFLLSLIPKEKRQDQQLLINRNDFLIERKENGELQPLQVEFNTISASFAHLSERVTTLHQQLQQEHILKAAPLPHDAIAGFASGIKETIENLGWQDAALLMLVQPKERNWFDQMGFFAALSKRGVKVVRATLAEVHEKGKLKNGDLWVGPQRIGVVYFRAGYAPSDLPDEESRSARKMLEASSAVLVPEASMQLAGTKKIQQLLAGSGILSEFVPKSVADQLKAYFAMMFGLDEEVDGRTAREFLAEKAEQYVLKPQREGGGNNVYGAEIRNFLTSLSKSEDKAWVAMKRIEAETAENLLVFQEQAQSHQSISELGIFGLLRAQSGDLRINMPVGHLVRTKASNVNEGGVVGGYACLNSLISTEN; from the coding sequence ATGAATCCAGAGGAATTACAGAATATTATTGATCGTGCTCATTACTTCGGATTGCTTCAGAAAAATCTAGATGGACAACTCGTTCATGCTCCATTCTCACTGACGCCTTATCAGCTACCAACTTCCCTGATCTCGCAACTTCAAATACACACACAGTGGTCAAGCCTGCTTTTTTGGAAGGTTGCTCAAAATTCTGATTTTATGCGAGAAAGTCTAGAACCTACTGCAAAAGTAGACGAGTTTGTAGGATTCCTACTCTCCTTGATACCGAAGGAAAAACGACAGGACCAACAGCTCCTAATCAATCGAAATGATTTTCTCATCGAAAGAAAAGAAAATGGAGAGCTTCAGCCCCTTCAAGTCGAATTCAATACAATCTCAGCGAGTTTTGCTCATCTCTCGGAGAGGGTCACAACTCTTCATCAGCAACTTCAGCAAGAACATATCCTGAAAGCAGCTCCTCTCCCTCATGATGCCATCGCTGGCTTTGCAAGTGGAATCAAAGAGACAATTGAGAATCTTGGTTGGCAGGATGCAGCCTTATTGATGTTGGTTCAGCCTAAAGAGAGAAACTGGTTTGATCAGATGGGGTTTTTTGCTGCACTGAGTAAACGTGGTGTGAAGGTCGTTCGGGCGACATTGGCAGAAGTCCATGAGAAAGGAAAACTCAAGAATGGAGATCTCTGGGTTGGTCCACAACGAATTGGGGTTGTTTACTTTAGAGCTGGATATGCACCGAGTGATCTTCCTGATGAGGAGAGCCGTTCAGCCAGAAAAATGTTGGAAGCCTCCTCTGCAGTCTTGGTTCCGGAAGCCTCAATGCAACTCGCTGGTACCAAGAAAATTCAACAATTATTAGCTGGTTCAGGCATCTTGAGTGAATTTGTTCCCAAGTCCGTTGCGGATCAATTAAAGGCTTATTTTGCAATGATGTTTGGCTTAGATGAAGAGGTAGATGGTAGAACAGCTAGAGAATTTCTGGCAGAAAAAGCAGAGCAATACGTCCTCAAACCTCAACGAGAAGGAGGTGGCAACAATGTCTATGGAGCTGAAATTAGGAACTTTTTGACTTCTTTATCTAAGAGTGAAGACAAGGCTTGGGTTGCGATGAAACGCATTGAAGCAGAGACGGCCGAAAATCTACTTGTGTTTCAGGAACAGGCTCAGTCTCACCAAAGTATCAGTGAACTTGGAATCTTTGGATTGCTGCGAGCACAATCAGGTGATCTAAGGATCAATATGCCAGTGGGACATTTGGTTCGAACAAAGGCCTCCAATGTCAATGAGGGTGGGGTTGTAGGGGGTTATGCATGCCTCAACAGCCTAATCTCAACGGAGAATTAA